From a single Flavobacterium sp. genomic region:
- a CDS encoding FAD:protein FMN transferase has protein sequence MKELKRFCSFLVVVILFISCDKTSDFYTIQGEAQGSTYSIKYIANEEKVSKIEIDSLLTAFDLSLSTYRPDSKISKINSGDSTVVVDDFFTETFQLSNQIYKETNGLFDPTIGVLVNAYGFGPNKKQENLSQKQIDSLLQFVGFDKIALNANKTISKKYNNTFIDFNAIAQGYSVDVVVNYLKSKGIENAIVEIGGELFALGKNTIENKNWVVGIDDPLQKPEERTLIAKVNLENLGMATSGNYRKVMIDEKTGKKFVHIINPKTGLAQKNNVLSATVLSKSSATSDSYATAFMLMSLEESKLFLQNHKDLYVMLLYVDANNKMQQFTTENFKALIKE, from the coding sequence ATGAAGGAATTAAAGAGATTTTGTAGTTTTTTAGTAGTAGTAATTTTATTTATTTCATGTGATAAAACCTCAGATTTTTATACCATTCAAGGCGAAGCACAAGGAAGCACTTATAGCATCAAGTATATTGCTAACGAAGAAAAAGTTTCCAAAATTGAAATCGATTCGTTGTTAACTGCTTTCGATTTATCGCTTTCTACGTATCGACCAGATTCTAAGATTTCTAAAATTAATTCAGGAGATTCAACAGTTGTAGTAGATGATTTTTTTACAGAAACGTTCCAACTTTCTAATCAAATTTATAAAGAAACGAATGGTTTATTCGATCCAACAATCGGTGTTTTAGTAAACGCTTACGGCTTTGGTCCAAATAAAAAGCAAGAAAATCTTTCTCAAAAGCAAATCGATAGTTTGTTGCAATTTGTTGGTTTTGATAAAATTGCTTTGAACGCTAACAAAACCATTTCAAAAAAATACAACAATACTTTCATCGATTTTAATGCGATTGCGCAAGGTTATTCCGTTGATGTGGTCGTAAATTATTTAAAATCGAAAGGAATTGAAAATGCCATTGTTGAAATTGGTGGTGAATTATTCGCTTTAGGAAAAAACACGATTGAAAATAAGAATTGGGTTGTGGGAATCGATGATCCTTTACAAAAACCAGAAGAACGTACTTTAATTGCCAAAGTAAATTTAGAAAACTTAGGAATGGCAACTTCAGGCAATTATCGCAAAGTAATGATTGATGAAAAAACGGGTAAAAAATTCGTACACATCATTAATCCAAAAACAGGGTTAGCACAAAAAAATAATGTGTTAAGCGCTACGGTTTTATCAAAATCTTCAGCAACTTCTGATAGTTATGCCACTGCTTTTATGTTAATGAGTTTAGAGGAAAGCAAATTATTCTTACAAAATCATAAGGATTTGTACGTCATGTTGTTATATGTAGATGCTAATAATAAAATGCAGCAATTTACCACAGAGAATTTCAAAGCATTGATTAAAGAGTAA
- a CDS encoding Na(+)-translocating NADH-quinone reductase subunit F, with protein MEALSLQDLHHLAMNHVGKELEKQGFEFIAINSQLKKHPQFVCVDKPTNTLHFVMVQAVTYPDNPAQYDVLFMETFINHAKGKKAKVLYAGVGFANAEDFEKPVLKNQDYILNYEGIKEIL; from the coding sequence ATGGAAGCATTATCACTACAAGACTTACATCATTTGGCCATGAATCACGTGGGAAAAGAACTCGAAAAACAAGGATTTGAGTTCATCGCCATTAATAGCCAATTGAAAAAACATCCACAATTTGTTTGCGTTGATAAACCTACTAATACCTTGCATTTTGTAATGGTACAAGCGGTTACCTATCCAGATAATCCTGCCCAATACGATGTTTTGTTTATGGAAACCTTCATCAATCACGCCAAAGGGAAAAAAGCTAAGGTGTTATATGCAGGAGTTGGTTTTGCTAATGCAGAAGATTTCGAAAAGCCCGTTTTAAAAAATCAAGATTATATTTTAAATTATGAAGGAATTAAAGAGATTTTGTAG
- the nqrF gene encoding NADH:ubiquinone reductase (Na(+)-transporting) subunit F, protein MFSITELITYSILAFLVLILLMVFMLLYAKSKLVNSGAVKIKINGENEIEVGGGSTLLTTLGNNKIFLPSACGGGGSCLQCKCKVLDGGGEPLPTEIPNFSRKELADGWRLGCQVKVKQDMIIEVAEEIFGIKKFEAKVYSNYNVASFIKEFIVELPEDMHYEAGGYIQIEIPKCEVKFSDMDIMAHPEEHPGDPEKFKAEWDKFKLWPLVMKNDELVERAYSMASYPAEGRKIMLNVRIATPPFDRATNDWMKVNPGIASSYVFSRKAGDPVVVSGPYGEFFINESEAEMLYVGGGAGMAPMRSHLYHLFRTVKTGRKVTYWYGGRSKRELFYTDHFRALEKDFPNFKFYLALSEPQPEDNWKVKEGIDGEGDGFVGFIHNVVINNYLANHENPEDIELYFCGPPMMNQAVQKMGEDFGLDPENIRFDDFGG, encoded by the coding sequence ATGTTTAGTATAACAGAATTAATTACATATTCAATTTTAGCTTTCTTAGTGCTTATTTTACTAATGGTGTTTATGCTATTATACGCTAAATCAAAGTTGGTAAACTCAGGTGCTGTTAAGATTAAAATTAATGGTGAAAACGAAATTGAAGTAGGTGGAGGTAGCACACTTCTTACTACTTTAGGAAATAATAAAATCTTTTTACCATCCGCTTGTGGTGGTGGAGGTTCATGTTTACAATGTAAATGTAAAGTATTAGATGGTGGTGGTGAACCATTACCAACAGAAATACCTAACTTTTCACGTAAAGAATTAGCAGACGGATGGAGATTAGGATGTCAAGTTAAAGTAAAACAAGACATGATAATCGAAGTGGCAGAAGAAATTTTTGGTATCAAAAAATTCGAAGCAAAAGTATATTCTAACTACAACGTAGCTTCTTTTATTAAAGAATTTATCGTTGAGTTACCAGAAGACATGCACTACGAAGCAGGTGGTTATATCCAAATTGAAATCCCTAAATGTGAAGTAAAATTCTCAGATATGGATATTATGGCGCACCCAGAAGAACATCCTGGTGATCCAGAAAAATTCAAGGCTGAGTGGGATAAGTTCAAATTATGGCCATTAGTTATGAAAAATGACGAATTGGTAGAAAGAGCTTACTCAATGGCTTCTTACCCAGCGGAAGGAAGAAAAATTATGTTGAACGTTCGTATTGCAACGCCTCCTTTTGATAGAGCTACAAACGATTGGATGAAAGTAAACCCAGGTATTGCTTCTTCATACGTTTTCTCAAGAAAAGCAGGTGATCCAGTAGTAGTTTCAGGACCTTACGGAGAATTCTTCATCAACGAATCAGAAGCAGAAATGTTGTATGTTGGTGGTGGAGCTGGTATGGCGCCAATGCGTTCGCACTTGTACCACTTATTCCGTACAGTTAAAACAGGAAGAAAAGTTACGTATTGGTACGGAGGTCGTTCTAAACGTGAATTGTTCTACACAGACCATTTCAGAGCGTTAGAGAAAGATTTTCCAAACTTTAAATTCTATTTGGCTTTATCTGAACCACAACCTGAAGATAACTGGAAAGTGAAAGAAGGAATCGACGGAGAAGGTGATGGATTCGTAGGATTCATACACAATGTGGTGATCAATAATTATTTAGCAAATCATGAAAATCCAGAAGATATTGAATTGTATTTCTGTGGACCCCCAATGATGAATCAAGCTGTTCAAAAAATGGGTGAAGACTTTGGTTTAGATCCAGAAAACATTAGATTTGACGACTTTGGAGGTTAA
- the nqrE gene encoding NADH:ubiquinone reductase (Na(+)-transporting) subunit E, with the protein MFEYINIFLKSVFIDNMIFAYFLGMCSFLAVSKKVSTAIGLGIAVTFVQVITVPLNYLIYHYVLGAGALAWLDPSFAELDLSFLTFILFIASVATMVQLVEMIVEKFSPSLYNSLGIFLPLIAVNCAILGGSLFMQQRVDGGTYSSLGHVVTFGFASGFGWTIAIVAMAAIREKMEYSNVLAPLRGLGITFILTGLMAIGFMSFGGIDLNALNKKPEAKVETPVPVVVETPVVDSVQVAVDSVKVDSTQVVK; encoded by the coding sequence ATGTTTGAATATATCAATATATTTTTAAAATCAGTTTTCATTGATAACATGATTTTTGCATACTTCTTAGGAATGTGTTCATTTTTGGCCGTTTCTAAAAAAGTATCAACAGCTATAGGTCTTGGAATTGCTGTAACCTTTGTACAAGTAATTACGGTTCCATTAAACTATTTAATCTATCACTATGTTTTAGGTGCTGGTGCATTAGCTTGGTTAGACCCATCATTTGCTGAATTAGATTTAAGCTTTTTAACTTTCATTTTATTCATCGCTTCTGTAGCAACAATGGTACAGTTAGTAGAAATGATTGTTGAGAAATTTTCACCTTCATTATATAACTCATTAGGTATTTTCTTACCACTTATTGCAGTAAACTGTGCTATCTTAGGAGGTTCGTTGTTCATGCAACAAAGAGTTGATGGTGGAACTTACTCTTCATTAGGACACGTTGTAACTTTCGGATTTGCATCTGGATTTGGTTGGACAATTGCTATTGTGGCAATGGCAGCTATCCGTGAAAAAATGGAATATTCTAACGTATTAGCGCCGCTAAGAGGTTTAGGTATTACTTTTATCTTAACAGGTTTAATGGCTATTGGATTTATGAGTTTTGGTGGAATTGACCTTAACGCATTAAACAAAAAGCCTGAAGCAAAAGTAGAAACTCCAGTTCCAGTTGTTGTAGAAACTCCTGTAGTTGATTCAGTTCAAGTAGCTGTAGATTCAGTAAAAGTAGATTCAACTCAAGTAGTTAAATAA
- a CDS encoding NADH:ubiquinone reductase (Na(+)-transporting) subunit D, translating into MADNNKEGLFSKSNIKLITNPFNDDNPVTVQVLGICSALAVTVQMKNAFVMALSVTAVVAFGNVIISLLRNLIPSRIRIIVQLVVAAALVILVDQVLKAYAYDISKQLSVFVGLIITNCILMGRFEAFALGNKPWPSFLDGLGNGLGYGIILMVVAFFRELLGSGKLFGIEILGNSVEKTGLYGTGYVNNGFMLLAPMALVMVGIVIWVQRGINKKLIEKK; encoded by the coding sequence ATGGCAGATAACAACAAAGAAGGATTATTTTCAAAAAGTAATATTAAATTAATTACGAATCCATTTAATGACGATAACCCAGTAACGGTTCAGGTATTAGGTATTTGTTCAGCTTTAGCGGTAACAGTTCAAATGAAAAACGCCTTTGTAATGGCACTTTCTGTAACAGCGGTTGTAGCTTTTGGTAATGTAATTATATCATTATTAAGAAATTTAATTCCAAGTAGAATCCGTATTATTGTTCAGTTGGTTGTAGCGGCTGCTTTAGTAATCTTGGTTGACCAAGTTTTAAAAGCGTATGCTTATGATATCAGCAAGCAATTATCAGTATTCGTAGGATTAATTATTACCAACTGTATCTTAATGGGACGTTTTGAAGCATTTGCTTTAGGAAACAAACCATGGCCTTCCTTCTTAGATGGTTTAGGTAACGGTTTAGGATACGGAATCATTTTAATGGTAGTAGCATTTTTCAGAGAATTATTAGGTTCAGGAAAATTATTCGGAATCGAAATTCTTGGAAATTCTGTTGAAAAAACAGGATTGTATGGTACAGGATATGTTAATAACGGATTCATGTTATTGGCTCCAATGGCCTTAGTTATGGTAGGTATCGTAATTTGGGTACAAAGAGGAATTAACAAGAAATTAATCGAGAAAAAATAA
- the nqrC gene encoding NADH:ubiquinone reductase (Na(+)-transporting) subunit C: protein MNRESNGYTFLFATVMVVLVASALAFAATALKPDQDANIKKEKMQYILKSFGVAVDRDASEVAYKKHIISEVVFDENGNEISKDAFTVDIAKEKGKFPIFNAEKDGKKFYVIPVRGMGLWDAIWGYVSVDENLKVDGIVFDHKAETPGLGGEITQDYFQKSFIGENVFDANGNLQGLKVVKGYQGKDNKADGEVDAISGATLTGNGVTEMLVRGLKPYEKYLKSNKK, encoded by the coding sequence ATGAATAGAGAAAGTAACGGATATACATTTTTGTTTGCGACTGTAATGGTGGTGTTAGTAGCTTCTGCTTTGGCATTTGCTGCAACTGCCCTTAAGCCAGACCAAGATGCAAATATTAAGAAAGAGAAAATGCAGTACATCCTAAAATCGTTTGGAGTAGCTGTAGATAGAGATGCTTCTGAAGTAGCCTATAAAAAACACATTATTAGTGAAGTGGTTTTTGATGAAAACGGAAACGAAATCAGTAAAGACGCTTTTACAGTTGATATTGCTAAAGAAAAAGGGAAATTCCCAATTTTCAACGCTGAGAAAGATGGTAAAAAATTCTATGTTATTCCAGTAAGAGGAATGGGATTATGGGATGCTATCTGGGGATATGTTTCAGTAGATGAAAACTTAAAAGTGGACGGTATTGTATTTGACCATAAAGCAGAAACTCCAGGTTTAGGTGGTGAAATCACTCAAGATTATTTCCAAAAAAGTTTTATTGGAGAGAATGTATTTGATGCAAACGGAAACTTACAAGGTTTAAAAGTAGTTAAAGGATATCAAGGGAAAGACAACAAAGCCGATGGTGAAGTGGATGCAATTTCTGGAGCAACTTTAACAGGTAATGGTGTAACTGAAATGTTAGTTAGAGGTTTAAAACCATATGAAAAATATTTAAAATCTAATAAAAAATAA
- a CDS encoding NADH:ubiquinone reductase (Na(+)-transporting) subunit B: MKFLRDKIDKIKKPFEKGQKFEKFAPAINALDTFLYVPNHTTKHGAHIRDAVDLKRTMITVVLALVPALLFGIYNSGYQHFIQLNEGVLPPFMDIFLHGLWKVLPMIIVSYAVGLGIEFAFAIFRGHEVNEGYLVSGLLIPMVMPVDLPLWMLAISVAFAVVIGKEAFGGTGMNIFNPALLARAFAFFAYPTFMSGDKIWVSEASTTDAISGETILGSLAQGKEVAYSTMDMFLGFIPGSIGETSTLAILIGAFVLIATGVGSWKIMVSGVIGAALTAMMFNAVGLTALMNFDWTNHLVVGGFAFGIVFMATDPVSAAQTDKGKIIYGLLIGFFSIMIRVFNPAYPEGVMLAILLMNTLAPTIDYFVVNGNIAKRKKRLAKSKQLKSA; the protein is encoded by the coding sequence ATGAAGTTTTTAAGAGATAAAATAGACAAAATTAAAAAGCCTTTTGAGAAAGGGCAAAAATTTGAAAAATTTGCACCTGCAATTAATGCATTAGATACATTTTTATATGTGCCTAATCATACTACAAAGCACGGAGCTCATATTAGAGATGCAGTGGATTTAAAAAGAACCATGATTACTGTGGTTTTAGCTTTGGTACCTGCATTATTGTTCGGAATTTATAATTCAGGTTATCAACACTTTATTCAATTAAATGAAGGTGTTTTACCTCCATTTATGGATATCTTCTTACACGGATTGTGGAAAGTGTTACCAATGATTATTGTATCGTATGCAGTTGGATTAGGTATTGAATTTGCTTTTGCAATTTTTAGAGGTCACGAAGTTAACGAAGGATATTTAGTGTCTGGTTTGTTAATTCCAATGGTTATGCCAGTTGATTTACCTTTATGGATGTTGGCTATTTCAGTAGCTTTTGCAGTTGTAATTGGTAAAGAAGCTTTTGGTGGAACGGGAATGAATATTTTCAACCCTGCTTTATTAGCGCGTGCATTTGCTTTTTTTGCTTATCCTACATTCATGTCAGGTGATAAAATTTGGGTTAGTGAGGCAAGTACTACTGATGCAATTTCAGGAGAAACTATTTTAGGATCATTAGCACAAGGAAAAGAAGTAGCTTATTCTACCATGGATATGTTCTTAGGATTTATTCCAGGTTCTATTGGTGAAACATCAACTTTAGCTATTTTAATAGGTGCTTTTGTTTTAATCGCAACAGGTGTAGGTAGCTGGAAAATTATGGTTTCTGGAGTAATCGGAGCGGCATTAACAGCTATGATGTTCAATGCTGTTGGTTTAACTGCTTTAATGAACTTTGATTGGACAAATCATTTAGTAGTTGGAGGTTTCGCTTTTGGTATTGTATTTATGGCAACTGACCCAGTTTCTGCGGCTCAAACCGATAAAGGAAAAATCATCTACGGTTTATTAATAGGATTCTTTAGTATTATGATTAGAGTATTCAATCCTGCTTACCCTGAAGGAGTAATGTTAGCTATCTTATTAATGAACACTTTAGCGCCAACTATCGATTATTTCGTAGTAAATGGAAACATTGCTAAGAGAAAGAAAAGATTGGCTAAGTCTAAACAATTAAAATCTGCATAG
- a CDS encoding Na(+)-translocating NADH-quinone reductase subunit A, with protein sequence MSKDIRIKKGLDLKLKGEAAHKVADATRSKVYAVKPSDFHGVTPKMVVKEGDNVKAGEVIFYSKADEKVKFVAPVSGKIQEIKRGEKRVILEILITADSQDVFVEHSKKNPNDLSTEEVKEHLLASGCWPFINQRPYDVIAKSADTPKAIFISTYASAPLAADVDFVLADKLVAFQAGVDALAKLTSGKVHLSLKGKGKSVFSDVKGVALHRVYGPHPAGNVGVLISKIDPINAGERVWTVAPQDVATIGELFLTGKFNATRTVALVGSEVKEAQYYNVISGAPISDLVAGKIEGDNVRVISGDVLTGTKVKMDGNLGFYSNTVTVIPEGNVYRMFGWMPFASPSVHSASRTGLSWLMPGKKYAPNTNLNGEERALVVTGEMEEVMPLDIFPMQLLKACLASDIDKMESLGIYEVAPEDFALIDYTNTSKLEAQQIIREALDLMIKEVG encoded by the coding sequence ATGTCAAAAGACATTCGAATTAAAAAAGGTTTAGACCTTAAGTTGAAGGGTGAAGCAGCTCACAAGGTAGCTGATGCCACTCGATCGAAAGTCTATGCTGTTAAACCTTCTGACTTTCATGGAGTAACTCCAAAGATGGTAGTAAAAGAAGGAGATAACGTTAAAGCGGGAGAAGTAATTTTCTATTCTAAAGCAGATGAGAAAGTTAAGTTTGTTGCTCCTGTAAGCGGAAAGATTCAAGAAATCAAACGTGGTGAAAAAAGAGTCATTTTAGAGATTCTTATTACTGCTGATTCTCAAGATGTTTTCGTTGAGCATAGCAAGAAAAATCCAAACGATTTATCAACAGAAGAAGTAAAAGAACATTTGTTAGCTTCTGGTTGTTGGCCATTTATCAATCAACGTCCATATGATGTAATTGCTAAATCTGCCGATACACCAAAAGCTATTTTTATTTCAACGTATGCTTCAGCTCCTTTAGCTGCTGATGTAGATTTTGTATTAGCAGACAAGTTAGTTGCTTTTCAAGCAGGTGTTGATGCTTTAGCAAAATTAACATCTGGTAAAGTGCATTTATCTTTAAAAGGTAAAGGTAAGTCTGTTTTTAGCGATGTTAAAGGTGTTGCTTTGCACAGAGTTTATGGTCCACATCCTGCTGGAAATGTTGGTGTTTTAATTTCTAAAATTGACCCAATTAATGCCGGAGAAAGAGTTTGGACTGTAGCGCCTCAAGATGTTGCAACTATTGGTGAATTATTTTTAACTGGGAAATTTAATGCTACAAGAACGGTAGCTTTAGTTGGTTCTGAGGTTAAAGAGGCACAATATTATAATGTGATTTCTGGTGCTCCTATTTCAGATTTAGTTGCAGGAAAAATTGAAGGCGATAATGTAAGAGTTATTTCTGGAGATGTTTTAACGGGAACTAAAGTAAAAATGGATGGAAATTTAGGTTTCTACAGCAATACAGTAACTGTAATTCCAGAAGGAAATGTATATAGAATGTTTGGATGGATGCCATTTGCTTCACCAAGCGTTCACAGTGCATCAAGAACAGGATTGTCTTGGTTGATGCCAGGAAAAAAATATGCGCCTAACACCAATTTAAATGGTGAAGAAAGAGCTTTAGTTGTAACAGGTGAAATGGAAGAAGTTATGCCTCTTGATATTTTCCCAATGCAATTATTAAAAGCTTGTTTGGCAAGTGATATCGATAAAATGGAAAGCTTAGGAATTTACGAAGTAGCTCCAGAAGATTTTGCTTTAATTGATTATACTAACACATCTAAATTAGAAGCGCAACAAATCATTCGTGAAGCTCTTGATTTAATGATTAAAGAAGTAGGATAA
- a CDS encoding DUF5103 domain-containing protein codes for MNRFIFIISLLLFHVAFSQKGIEHEPPFNIKTISFAINNNNVIPFFRLGETFELRFDDLFGDEADYYYTITQYNYDWSAPSDLGKVEYLNGMDNQRIITYENSFNTLQLFSHYKQVFPNKFNQITKSGNYLITVLNDESEIVFSRRIIIYEEQVAVGLLVRRARDFESIDGKQNIEMTINYGDKTLQNPIQNVKVTLFQNGNWKTSISNIKPQYTLGSELIYRYNTETQFWAGNETYSIDNKIIRATNNTVAKVTTGESIYNTYLYVNTPRKKNPYTYFPDINGNFFILNANAANPQIEADYSWVYFALNTPNLLDKNIYIVGMFNNYTLSDEYKMEFDKKTGLYEKAILLKQGFTNYQYVITDKSGSIDYENAIDGNFYQTENNYTAIVYYRGNNERYDRVIGIANTNSEVIRN; via the coding sequence ATGAATAGATTTATTTTCATAATCAGCTTATTACTTTTTCATGTTGCTTTTTCTCAAAAAGGAATTGAACACGAACCACCTTTTAATATAAAAACCATTTCTTTTGCTATCAACAACAATAATGTAATCCCTTTTTTTAGACTTGGAGAAACATTTGAACTTCGATTTGACGATTTGTTTGGCGATGAAGCAGATTATTATTACACCATTACGCAATACAATTATGATTGGTCTGCACCATCCGATTTAGGCAAAGTAGAATATTTAAACGGAATGGACAACCAGCGAATAATTACGTATGAAAATTCATTTAATACCCTGCAACTATTTTCGCATTACAAACAAGTTTTTCCAAATAAATTCAATCAAATTACCAAAAGCGGCAATTATTTAATAACCGTTCTTAACGATGAAAGCGAAATCGTATTTTCTCGCAGGATTATAATTTATGAAGAACAAGTTGCAGTAGGTTTACTTGTAAGAAGAGCTCGTGATTTTGAGAGTATAGACGGAAAACAAAACATAGAGATGACCATAAATTATGGCGATAAAACATTACAAAATCCAATTCAAAATGTAAAAGTTACTCTTTTTCAAAATGGCAATTGGAAAACAAGTATTTCAAACATCAAACCACAATACACGCTAGGTTCTGAATTAATATACAGATATAACACAGAAACGCAATTTTGGGCCGGAAATGAAACTTATAGTATTGACAACAAAATAATTAGAGCTACTAATAATACCGTTGCAAAAGTTACTACGGGAGAAAGCATTTACAATACCTATTTATATGTGAATACACCAAGAAAGAAAAATCCTTACACCTATTTTCCTGACATAAACGGAAACTTTTTTATTCTGAACGCTAATGCCGCTAACCCGCAGATTGAAGCAGATTATTCTTGGGTATATTTTGCTCTTAATACCCCTAATTTGTTAGATAAAAATATTTATATCGTTGGAATGTTTAATAATTACACATTAAGCGATGAATATAAAATGGAATTTGATAAAAAAACAGGTTTGTATGAAAAAGCAATTTTACTAAAACAAGGTTTTACAAATTATCAATATGTTATTACCGATAAATCCGGATCAATAGATTATGAAAATGCAATTGATGGAAATTTCTATCAAACAGAAAACAATTACACCGCCATAGTATACTACAGAGGAAATAACGAACGATACGATCGTGTAATAGGAATCGCAAATACAAATAGTGAAGTTATCCGCAACTAA
- a CDS encoding DUF3667 domain-containing protein: MSRKDLKYRGTQCINCETPLDVSEKYCHACGQLNSTKKLTIKDFIEEFFANFYAYDSRLRNTFFSLFLKPGIAAREFCEGKRHHHANPFRLFLSISILLFLISDFGSPLNDTPQETKKTNKNIKTTDSLKTKQALNSNPEFIQIGKKTTKEFNRDSIYKASELGNDPENLNHLNLKLTTFRNYNLKNPNLSSEEALKNLGFENKNWNRYLYEKAKSLKSNDVLRETRDYLLAKLPFLIFLSIPFIAIIFWITFYNKKFNYTDHLVFTYSFYSFVFICLIVYELIGFLSEDFSLFLIGTSFTFLFPIYLYKSLRNFYQNSRWKTIFKFILLNILFIPISLLAVLVLMAISVILF; encoded by the coding sequence ATGAGTAGAAAAGATTTAAAATATAGAGGAACGCAATGCATAAATTGTGAAACACCTTTAGATGTTAGTGAAAAATACTGTCACGCTTGTGGTCAATTAAATTCAACCAAAAAACTGACAATTAAAGATTTTATTGAAGAATTTTTCGCCAACTTTTATGCCTACGATTCTAGATTACGAAATACATTTTTTTCTTTATTTTTAAAACCCGGAATTGCAGCAAGAGAATTTTGCGAAGGAAAAAGACATCATCATGCCAACCCTTTTCGTTTGTTTTTAAGCATCTCCATTCTGCTATTTCTAATTTCAGATTTTGGAAGCCCGCTCAATGACACTCCTCAAGAAACAAAAAAAACAAATAAAAATATCAAAACAACTGATAGCTTAAAAACTAAACAAGCACTAAATAGTAATCCTGAATTTATTCAAATTGGTAAAAAAACAACCAAAGAATTTAATCGCGACTCAATATACAAAGCAAGTGAATTAGGAAATGATCCTGAGAATCTTAACCATTTGAATTTAAAGCTAACAACATTTAGAAATTACAATCTTAAAAATCCAAATTTATCAAGCGAGGAAGCATTAAAAAATCTTGGTTTCGAAAACAAAAATTGGAATCGTTATTTATACGAAAAAGCAAAAAGTTTAAAATCTAACGATGTCTTAAGGGAAACGAGAGACTATTTGCTAGCGAAACTTCCTTTTCTTATTTTCCTATCGATTCCATTTATAGCAATTATTTTCTGGATTACCTTTTATAACAAGAAATTCAATTATACTGACCATTTAGTTTTCACTTACAGCTTTTATTCATTTGTGTTTATTTGCTTAATTGTATATGAACTAATAGGTTTTCTTTCTGAAGATTTTTCACTTTTTTTAATTGGAACTAGTTTTACTTTTCTGTTTCCCATTTACCTCTACAAATCTTTAAGAAATTTTTATCAAAATAGCCGTTGGAAAACAATTTTTAAATTCATACTTTTGAACATATTGTTCATACCTATTTCATTATTAGCAGTTTTAGTGTTAATGGCAATATCGGTAATCTTATTTTAA
- the apaG gene encoding Co2+/Mg2+ efflux protein ApaG, whose amino-acid sequence MVSQITRGIKISVLTSFEGTYFKNYKIHFAFSYHVTIENQSKDSVQLTTRHWEIYDALNNLEVVDGEGVIGKKPVIKPGESYTYSSGCLLSSPIGAMKGYFNMVNFTSTRSFRVIIPTFKLSAPFAIN is encoded by the coding sequence ATGGTAAGTCAAATTACAAGAGGCATAAAAATTTCGGTTTTAACTAGTTTTGAAGGCACCTACTTCAAAAACTACAAAATCCATTTTGCCTTTTCGTATCATGTAACTATAGAAAACCAAAGTAAAGATTCGGTACAATTAACCACACGTCATTGGGAAATATATGATGCGTTGAACAACTTAGAAGTTGTAGACGGTGAAGGCGTAATTGGCAAAAAACCCGTTATAAAGCCAGGCGAAAGCTACACCTATTCTTCTGGATGTTTACTCTCATCTCCTATTGGCGCTATGAAAGGCTACTTTAACATGGTAAACTTTACCTCAACCAGAAGTTTTAGAGTCATTATCCCAACTTTCAAGCTAAGCGCTCCTTTCGCAATTAACTAA